Part of the Mytilus trossulus isolate FHL-02 chromosome 2, PNRI_Mtr1.1.1.hap1, whole genome shotgun sequence genome is shown below.
ctTTTCTGATTAATTAAAGAAAGTgtcaacaaaataacaaaaattctcaatttATTAACCTCTTTTTTCTTGTAAACAAGCATTGTatcctttgttttattttattctacattttcaaaaaatactaaactcaaTCTATAAGCtatcttaatttttcaaatcacaaattaaaaacaccAAATGAAACAGAATTAACACCCCTTTAGCAAATCATACAAcactaaagaataaaataattatatgaaatattaagtgCATTACTGGGGCTGTTAATTGCTGAAGATCATAAATACTAAATAAcatatcttctattttttttttatatttctcatTCTTGCTATCACAATGTTTACCATAATTTCATAGTCCATGACAACCAAAAATTCAATATCCatagtaatttaaaaataaaacaattcacaatTAGAAAGTTGAagttaaataattcaaatatccaCTGCTTGGAtaaattcatattaatatatattattcataGATTTGTTCTCAAAATAATATTAACCCATATTCCAATTAGTTAGTGATGCAACTTTTAGCTATGCATACATGCATGAACAAACACCTTATGCTGCATGGCATAACATAACACATGGTGCAAGGGAGGTAACTCAGGTATTAACTTACTTGTGCCATAGTCTGTTCACCTATATTGAGATCATCTGTTCGTAATGATACTTTCTGTACTATTGATGTTGCATCAGAATCTAAAATTATcctgcaagtaaaaaatatacatacaaagtATCAAATAAACTGTTGACTAGAGGtatgttaatattattttgatacttCAATACTTTGATACTGCAAATGCTGAAATCATAATCACTCCTGTCTCATACTCTCATTCATATGTACCTGCTCTttgcctgttttttttttcttcatttttacaGGACTTTATATTTTTGGAGTCAATTTAAAGGgaagaaattttcaaattatgcaAAACTTcaccatatattttttcacagatgaaataaacatgaaacGCTGACAAGTCTTAGTAactgaaattataataatacaCATGCCTACATCTCTTGCTTAAATCCTTAAATACATGTCAAACTGTAGAAGGGAGATGACTCTAAATTAAATACAGATTGATAAAGGGGGagataacaaataaatacaatcatTACCCTCCATCACATATTTCGTCTACAGCTAAAAACACAGCATCCATATTATCTAACAATGCTCTTTTTTCTACATTCTTTCTCAAGATTTGACTCACTGATTCATATAAAGCATTTAAAACACTGGCTAATATCAACtgaaatggaaaacaaaaatatgaaattatacaGAGAAAGCAGTAAGATTCATTATGGTGGACAGAGAATTAAAATCTCCCCTTTTTTATCATcagttaatttatataatatgttttaaaaattataaattaatcagtaaatttgtgtatttttactttttaggtAGAGTGCAATCCTTACATGTAAGCCCTTGTATGGAAAatattagtttgttttttttattcatttctattTTCCCAGTCCAGCTCTCAGTTTAAATTGCAATTTATCAAACAGATGTCTGTTACAATCAGTTAAAATGCTGATTGAAAGTATGCAACTAAAGCCTTCTGCAAGGGAGGTGATTTAAAAGACCACTTTGTTTGTACACTTTATAAATGTTGAAGACAGTGTGCTTACCTCTGGTTGACTTTTGGCTTTTGTGTGGTTAGTGTTTATCTTATCCATgttactattttgttttcatatcttgTTCACTGTATTCACTTACAATTCAGGATTGATAATGCAAAAGATATGATTAATAGGAATACTTTTTTGCTTAAAATAGTGCaagcaaaatttattttaaagctcaacaactttaaaatttaccATGTTTATTTGGTGCTATTACCGTAAGGATTAAAGTATATGTAAAGAATGGAACAAACCTCATTTTCCTGGGAACTGCCAACAACATAGAAGAACAGATCTACATTACTTCTATAAACACAGGTCAAACCTTCAAACATTATTATTTcagctgaaaaataaaaatacacatgTAATTTCCATAACTTGTACAGATGAAAGGATTGATTTATGATAACCACTAGCATATGTAACAAAGATGTCAACATTCTGTTAAAACCAGGTGCTTCACATGGCACAGCTTTATATGAcagcagaggtcgaaccctaaACAGttgggacaaatatggacacaaaattcaagcttgatacagctcttaatttgtattgtcatcaaatttttgacataatatgagTTTCTGACACACaaaaaatgtcaagatcttacaaatctattgcacaatattgttcTGTCAAAGATTTCttcttcaaa
Proteins encoded:
- the LOC134708499 gene encoding coatomer subunit zeta-1-like isoform X3, encoding MGELTVKEPSLYMVKAVAILDNDGNRLVTKYYDDQFPTSKEQKSFEKNLFNKTHKANSEIIMFEGLTCVYRSNVDLFFYVVGSSQENELILASVLNALYESVSQILRKNVEKRALLDNMDAVFLAVDEICDGGIILDSDATSIVQKVSLRTDDLNIGEQTMAQVLQSAKEQIKWSLLK
- the LOC134708499 gene encoding coatomer subunit zeta-1-like isoform X1 → MGELTVKEPSLYMVKAVAILDNDGNRLVTKYYDDQFPTSKEQKSFEKNLFNKTHKANSEIIMFEGLTCVYRSNVDLFFYVVGSSQENELILASVLNALYESVSQILRKNVEKRALLDNMDAVFLAVDEICDGGIILDSDATSIVQKVSLRTDDLNIGEQTMAQHLAKKLEVLQSAKEQIKWSLLK
- the LOC134708499 gene encoding coatomer subunit zeta-1-like isoform X2, encoding MDGGILEPSLYMVKAVAILDNDGNRLVTKYYDDQFPTSKEQKSFEKNLFNKTHKANSEIIMFEGLTCVYRSNVDLFFYVVGSSQENELILASVLNALYESVSQILRKNVEKRALLDNMDAVFLAVDEICDGGIILDSDATSIVQKVSLRTDDLNIGEQTMAQHLAKKLEVLQSAKEQIKWSLLK